The sequence below is a genomic window from Brettanomyces bruxellensis chromosome 9, complete sequence.
ATGTGTAACCATTACCATGAATAGAGTTTGCGGAATCCAAGAAAAGTGTACGGAATTCTTTTAATGAGCCAAAAGATGTATTAATCATATCCAGAAGCTCTCCTGATGTAGGGGCATTCGGGACAGATGCATATACGTCAGGCATCTTAAGAAAATCACCCTTCAATGACTCCTTTTCAAACTTATTAGAGTCACTAGTGTTGGATTTGACagatgaaagaaaatagaagagGTTGTATATGCTTGAAGCGGATTGAAACACGAAATCATCCGCCTGAGACTTTGAAGTTTTTTCCAACAGCTTGTAATATTGATCTGCAACCttatttgatgatttcaagCTAAAGTCATCAGCAAATCCGGCACCCGAAAAGCCACCACCAAACTTTCTGTTTGTTCTTAAAAATGGATTCATGCCTCTCTGTGCATTTACTCTTGCAGCAGACTCCTGTCTTTCCGTAttgaaaaaagtatttaaTTCTTCTAAGTTAGGGGACTCAGATATTCCATATTTGAGATCCTCCAGTCTAGTTTTTGTCTGCCTTGTCCAAATGTCCTTGAACACATCCTTACTTAATAGTCCAGGAATGCCATTTCCAGACTTCTCATAAGCACTCAACGAGTCTGTGGTCGGTATCTGAACCTGAACCGATGAACTACTATCATCAGGAACAAAGGATTTATTCTTAGAAGATGTATCCAAATCTGCTACTTCCTCATCTTGccttttcaaagaaaaagaaaagcatctGCTAAGATTTAGAGAAGTGTTAAAATTGATGGCTTTTACACCAGAATATTTAACCACATTCAATTTCGTAGCCGAAAACATCATAAAATTGAGATTTCCGTTCCACAAAAGTACGATCCCTTACTGCTCTGGTATATAGAAGATAAGAGTGACTCAGAGGGTGAGGTTAAAGTTGTGATTCATCGGATGGCTACTATTCTGCGACGTGAATTTTCTCGAATCgaggataaaaaatagtagatcaaagaaataattgtaTCACGTGACAAAGTCACCAGCTAAAGCTGAGCATAAACATAACATTTCTTCAGTGACATTTGTGCAATTTTAAAGAGATCAAGAATCAAAGCATATGATATGAGTatttaataaaataaaatattaaacaTGACGGGGCAGAAAAGTCAACGTGCATTGTTGAGTCAGTTTCATTAAGGGAAAACAAACAGGCGCTTGCCATTTTTTGACAAATGACAAATAAATGTCCACAAAGCATAAGCACCGTTTACCATTTTCACAAAGTAAGCACTTCAGGAGTTACAACAGAACTGAACATACTATAATAATTTATTAAAGCATCAACGGTTTGGATTGCATGCTATACATATCTTTACGTTTTCGAGTCCCTGAAATTATTTCATCTCAGAGACGCCGAATATTAATGAAGTTTACAAATTTCATCGCGCTTTAAAAACCTTCGAGCAACAGACGGCTGGATGGCTTCTGCTTCATTTACGattacttcttttttgagACTCGAATCGAGCAGCCGAACgaacattaattttttttttcgttcacattttcttccctgAATAAAACCGCTGCTCGCTGTGATCAAATATTACtcggatttttttttcttgcgGTCTACTACGAAATGCCACTACAAAAATTCCTTTAACCGAGAAGGGCaccactttttttcttctgcctTTACCAATTGAAATATCCATTTATAGTATACTCTTTTTACCAACGACATTTATACCAGATCACATAACAAAGAATAAACATGGCGGAGCCACAAGAAGCCGACGTTGATTCAATTATTGACAGATTGCTCGATGTCAGAGGATCACGTCCAGGTAAACAGGTTCAACTTCAAGAATATGAAATTAGATACCTTTGCACAAAAGCACGAGAAATATTTATCCAACAACCCATTCTTTTAGAGCTAGAAGCACCAATTAAGGTAAGTAAGAAATAGCACCATGAATTTCACGGACTTCGTTTTCCCTTTGATCATAAATTTACTTTGCCAtctattttctattttattcGAGCTTTCCAAAGTATTTGTTGCATTTGAGGCATCCGCGTCtttcctcattttcttcctgctttttctgtTATCAACAAATTTGTTACCTGCATATGCGtctttctatttattttttttatacgtattttttttgcgtcAAGGACAGGACAGgacattctttttattagctttttttttgaaaaaaggtTTGGCAGCATTTTTGGGCAATAGCGGCTTCctattttgctttctctCGAGAACTCCATTTCTAGGATTTGGTTCGCTTATTGGCACATCCACACAAAGACAGCAATACAAATGTTAATATCAAGGGATGATTCGTTGTTTCCGCAAACGTCAAGAATTCCGCTTTTAACGGAAATATACATTCTGTATGAACATTATACTAACGTCTAAGttattttttaaagatCTGCGGTGATATCCATGGTCAATATTATGATCTTTTGAGACTGTTCGAATACGGAGCATTCCCACCGGAGGCTAACTATCTATTTCTTGGAGATTACGTTGACAGAGGAAAACAATCATTGGAGACAATTTGCCTTTTACTGGCCTATAAAATTAAGTATCCAGAgaacttttttgttttgagagGAAATCATGAATGTGCATCGATTAACAGAATATATGGCTTTTATGATGAGTGCAAGAGACGTTATAACATTAAGCTTTGGAAGACATTCACAGATTGCTTTAACTGCCTTCCGATTGCTGCAATCATCGATGAGAAGATATTTACAATGCATGGTGGTCTTTCTCCAGATTTGAATACAATGGAGCAGATCAGAAGAGTGATGAGACCTACAGATATTCCTGATGTGGGTTTGTTGTGTGATCTTCTTTGGTCCGATCCGGACAAAGATATCACGGGATGGAGCGAGAACGATCGAGGCGTTTCTTTCACATTTGGTCCTGATGTTGTTTCTAGATTCCTTCAAAAACATGACTTAGACTTGATTTGTAGGGCACACCAGGTCGTTGAGGATGGATACGAATTCTTCAGTAAGAGACAGCTTGTGACGATTTTCTCCGCTCCTAACTACTGTGGTGAATTCGATAATGCTGGTGCCATGATGAGTGTGGATGAGAGTTTGCTTTGCTCGTTCCAGATATTGAAACCTGccgagaagaagaagtacgGATATGCTGGTCAACTACCTTCATCAGCGTCGCAATcgaaaaacaagaagaagtcGCTAAACTGAGCGGACAACGCAATATTATATCTCATGGTTGATGCTTTGAAAGTGCAGTCGCATATCTGTTATtagcttctttttgtttttcgGTACgcctctttatttttttgacctCAATTTCCGACTTTTTTGTCCTTGCTTGTTGTTCTCTTTATTGCCTTTTTTCGTTCTTGGTTCATGTCTATTATATTGAGGTTAAAATCTACTGCTGACTTTCACCATTCCTTTACGGCTTTTGTTATGCTTTTCGGATTTCTTGTTCTATTATATTTCCATCTGTTAGCCCTACTGGGATTGGTGCATTAGTTTAAGAGGGTGGAATGTGGAGTTTGAGACGGCATGCGGCGCTAGTAGCTTACATAAGAAGTGAGGAAAGTGGACTTTTACTTCAATCATAAGCTGGGGGGAAAATGTGCTTGACGGGTGCCAATAAGTTGACAACTTGGATACACATATTGTGGAAAATATTCGGAGTTGTTTTCTTATTCACTAAAATTCAATTTAGCACTATCTGTGCTGGTTTGTAATCGTCATAGTGATACTAATCGATTCATCTATTCATATCATATTATATAAGATATGTagtttttttatattttttttgtttttgtatTTCATGTTTTACCTTAATGATTGTTTAACTTTATTACGTTCAGTACAGAATGTGGGGTAAAAGTTTTGTGCTTTAATTCGAATGCATTGACTGCCCTTTCTCGGTCTCTACCTCAGGTACAAACATATGAAAAATTGG
It includes:
- the PPH3 gene encoding phosphoprotein phosphatase PP4 catalytic subunit; the encoded protein is MAEPQEADVDSIIDRLLDVRGSRPGKQVQLQEYEIRYLCTKAREIFIQQPILLELEAPIKICGDIHGQYYDLLRLFEYGAFPPEANYLFLGDYVDRGKQSLETICLLLAYKIKYPENFFVLRGNHECASINRIYGFYDECKRRYNIKLWKTFTDCFNCLPIAAIIDEKIFTMHGGLSPDLNTMEQIRRVMRPTDIPDVGLLCDLLWSDPDKDITGWSENDRGVSFTFGPDVVSRFLQKHDLDLICRAHQVVEDGYEFFSKRQLVTIFSAPNYCGEFDNAGAMMSVDESLLCSFQILKPAEKKKYGYAGQLPSSASQSKNKKKSLN